A stretch of the Prochlorococcus marinus str. MIT 0918 genome encodes the following:
- a CDS encoding OsmC family protein — protein MHTEAQHVHSGQILRTDAPVDHAGKGENFAPTDLLATAVGTCFLTVMGITSKEKGWELGEITVEIEKKMTTHGPRKIESLLLKIEMPSDLESGQLKVLQKATKDCPVLRNLDDSIQINVQWNQSKSKKKTSLNFVPTNVFRETPQVTFFDAGVKGSNGSDVVIHHGRAISPPNDDEIEQYYVHHHQVDHNLVLAGKRTFTLLNPEWEEPHHVIYLNQKMGALQIPIGTYHRSVSGPEGSIVLNQAIRDSDFDSTKEFQPVSLRHQADLQKAKAADPVCWIWEDGKIRRLKVGGILNGKKKITA, from the coding sequence TTGCATACAGAAGCTCAGCATGTGCATTCTGGGCAAATACTTAGAACTGATGCACCTGTTGATCATGCGGGGAAAGGAGAAAATTTTGCTCCTACTGATTTATTGGCGACAGCAGTAGGGACTTGTTTCCTTACAGTGATGGGAATTACATCAAAAGAAAAAGGTTGGGAACTAGGTGAGATAACAGTGGAAATTGAAAAGAAGATGACAACTCATGGTCCACGCAAGATTGAATCTTTATTACTAAAAATTGAGATGCCAAGTGATTTAGAGTCTGGTCAATTAAAGGTTCTTCAAAAGGCCACGAAGGACTGTCCTGTTTTGAGAAATCTAGATGACTCAATACAAATTAACGTTCAGTGGAATCAATCGAAAAGTAAAAAAAAGACTTCTCTAAACTTTGTTCCCACGAATGTGTTTAGGGAAACACCTCAAGTCACTTTCTTTGATGCAGGAGTCAAGGGCTCTAATGGATCTGATGTAGTCATTCATCATGGAAGGGCAATTTCTCCTCCAAATGACGATGAAATTGAGCAGTATTATGTGCATCATCACCAGGTTGACCACAATTTGGTCTTAGCGGGGAAGCGTACTTTTACTTTGCTCAATCCCGAATGGGAAGAGCCTCATCATGTGATTTATCTCAACCAAAAAATGGGTGCTCTCCAGATACCTATTGGTACTTATCACCGATCTGTTTCGGGGCCGGAAGGCAGTATTGTATTGAATCAGGCGATTAGAGATAGCGATTTCGATTCAACTAAGGAATTTCAGCCTGTTAGTTTGAGACATCAAGCTGACTTGCAGAAAGCAAAAGCAGCCGACCCTGTTTGTTGGATTTGGGAAGATGGAAAAATCAGAAGACTGAAAGTTGGTGGTATTTTAAATGGCAAGAAAAAGATCACGGCTTAG
- a CDS encoding peroxiredoxin, with the protein MSLKIGDKLPDFSLSDQDGKTRTSKQCKGKKLILFFYPKDDTPGCTAEACGFRDKYDLFKLFGAVVWGVSNDNQLSHKKFAEKNKLPFPLLCDENNSLRNKFGVPKVLGLLDGRVTYLVDSTGVIRHVFNDLLNSTKHVTTALQILEEIQ; encoded by the coding sequence ATGTCTTTAAAAATAGGTGATAAACTACCTGATTTTTCCTTGTCTGACCAAGATGGAAAAACAAGAACTAGTAAACAATGTAAAGGGAAAAAACTTATTTTATTTTTCTATCCTAAAGATGATACGCCTGGATGTACGGCTGAAGCGTGTGGTTTTAGGGATAAGTATGACTTATTTAAATTATTTGGAGCTGTTGTTTGGGGAGTTAGTAATGATAATCAGTTAAGCCATAAGAAATTTGCAGAGAAAAATAAACTTCCTTTCCCTCTCTTATGCGATGAAAATAATTCATTGAGAAACAAGTTTGGTGTCCCTAAGGTACTTGGTTTATTAGATGGGAGAGTAACTTATTTGGTTGATTCCACTGGAGTCATTCGTCATGTTTTCAATGACCTCTTAAATAGTACCAAGCATGTAACTACTGCCTTACAAATATTAGAAGAAATTCAGTGA
- a CDS encoding chlorophyll a/b-binding protein: protein MTTSTPSLTAKKSLVVTEYGKQNMFAYEAPMQLEENYTNYPEEAEKTNGRWAMIGFVSLMVSYVFTGQVLPGVF from the coding sequence ATGACTACCTCAACTCCTTCCCTCACTGCTAAGAAAAGTTTAGTTGTCACCGAATACGGCAAACAAAATATGTTTGCTTATGAGGCCCCAATGCAATTAGAGGAAAATTACACTAATTATCCAGAAGAAGCTGAAAAAACTAATGGCAGGTGGGCGATGATTGGCTTTGTTTCATTAATGGTTAGCTATGTATTCACAGGACAGGTGCTCCCAGGAGTCTTCTAA
- a CDS encoding high light inducible protein: MTPDAEKFNGWAAMLGFVAAFGAYATTGQIIPGIF, translated from the coding sequence ATGACACCTGATGCAGAAAAATTTAATGGCTGGGCTGCAATGCTTGGATTCGTTGCTGCTTTTGGAGCTTATGCCACGACAGGTCAAATTATCCCTGGGATTTTTTAA
- a CDS encoding high light inducible protein, whose protein sequence is MKKVSQKPSVEPEKLIAERVNGWAAMMGFWAAIGAYLTTGQIIPGIV, encoded by the coding sequence ATGAAAAAAGTATCACAAAAGCCATCAGTTGAGCCAGAAAAGCTCATTGCAGAACGCGTTAATGGTTGGGCTGCAATGATGGGTTTTTGGGCAGCTATTGGAGCTTATCTAACCACAGGTCAAATCATTCCTGGGATTGTTTAG
- the psbF gene encoding cytochrome b559 subunit beta, long form, giving the protein MILKSLIVLAPVLIAIVSTIFWLFFWGVFKTENGISLENYQDWEDSGIIPENRPAGGYPVFTVRTLAVNALGIPTVFFLGAIFAMQFIRRGLFNA; this is encoded by the coding sequence ATGATTCTAAAGTCTTTAATCGTATTAGCGCCTGTTCTAATAGCAATAGTATCAACTATATTCTGGCTCTTTTTTTGGGGGGTTTTTAAAACAGAGAACGGTATATCACTGGAAAACTATCAAGATTGGGAAGATAGTGGAATAATCCCAGAGAACAGACCAGCCGGAGGCTACCCAGTGTTTACAGTCAGAACACTTGCTGTAAATGCTTTAGGCATCCCAACTGTCTTTTTTCTAGGGGCGATATTTGCAATGCAATTCATCAGAAGAGGGTTGTTCAATGCCTAA
- a CDS encoding WD40 repeat domain-containing protein, whose amino-acid sequence MPGVEGFSPQGMLHEGWSAEVEDYAIVCGWTLGGKALLVGDVAGGLCLFEGKSGSPLWQKKEVHKGGLLALSIHPDGDIFATSGQDGRVLIWNSEEGESTKVIELGDGWVEHLRWSPDGRFLAVAFSRRVHVYGIDGHEHWKSGEHPSTVSSIAWSKSNELATACYGRVTFFDVVADKVNQKLEWKGSLVSMVLSPNGDVVVCGSQDNSVHFWRRSTDQDSEMTGYPGKPSQLAFDQSGTVLATGGSDVVTVWSFEGNGPEGTVPGQLSLHAESISSLAFSNQGMLLASGARDGSVLVWFLKRNGDGDPLGGAFAGELVSAIAWRPDDCALAAVNSKGGVNVWNFKMRTKSSPQGF is encoded by the coding sequence GTGCCTGGTGTAGAAGGATTTAGTCCCCAGGGGATGCTTCACGAGGGCTGGAGTGCTGAAGTTGAAGACTATGCCATAGTTTGTGGGTGGACCTTAGGTGGCAAGGCACTCTTAGTAGGTGATGTTGCAGGTGGACTTTGTTTATTTGAGGGTAAATCTGGAAGCCCCCTTTGGCAGAAAAAAGAGGTCCATAAAGGAGGACTACTCGCATTATCTATACACCCAGATGGAGATATTTTTGCAACTTCAGGACAGGATGGACGTGTTCTTATTTGGAATAGCGAAGAAGGGGAGTCAACTAAAGTCATAGAGCTTGGAGACGGTTGGGTCGAACACCTGAGATGGTCACCAGATGGACGTTTCTTGGCTGTAGCCTTTTCTCGCAGAGTGCATGTATATGGGATTGATGGCCATGAGCATTGGAAATCAGGAGAACACCCAAGCACTGTTAGCTCGATCGCTTGGTCAAAGTCGAATGAACTAGCAACTGCATGCTATGGCCGAGTGACTTTTTTTGACGTAGTTGCTGACAAGGTTAATCAAAAGCTGGAATGGAAAGGTTCACTAGTGTCTATGGTACTTAGTCCTAATGGTGATGTTGTGGTTTGCGGTAGTCAGGATAATTCTGTTCATTTCTGGCGACGCTCAACTGATCAAGACTCTGAAATGACTGGGTATCCGGGTAAGCCAAGCCAGTTAGCGTTTGATCAGAGTGGCACAGTCCTCGCTACAGGGGGAAGTGATGTTGTAACAGTTTGGAGCTTTGAAGGTAATGGCCCTGAAGGGACTGTCCCTGGACAATTATCTCTCCATGCTGAATCGATTTCTAGTCTTGCCTTTTCAAATCAGGGAATGCTTCTTGCTTCAGGAGCTAGAGATGGTTCAGTTCTTGTTTGGTTTCTCAAGAGAAATGGTGATGGTGACCCACTTGGTGGAGCATTCGCAGGAGAGCTTGTCTCCGCAATTGCCTGGCGACCTGATGATTGTGCTTTGGCAGCAGTAAATTCAAAAGGAGGCGTTAACGTTTGGAATTTTAAAATGCGTACTAAATCTTCCCCTCAAGGGTTCTAA
- a CDS encoding CobW family GTP-binding protein, whose amino-acid sequence MNLEQKVPVTILTGFLGSGKTTLLNRILSEEHGKRIAVIENEYGEVGIDQGLVINADEEVFEMSNGCICCTVRGDLIRVLGNLMKRRDKFDYVLVETTGLADPGPVAQTFFMDDEIRNEFSLDGIVTLVDAAHIDQQLGRSDESSEQVAFADVLVLNKTDLVSDESLDILESRLRDMNRMARVVRSKQAEVSIDTVLNLSAFDLDQVLKRRPTFLEPEYPFEWTGVFSLEKGRYELSLEEGPDPTMSLVVLEDQGIDEAALNAGAESCVRLYADSAELLHPGSTVPIEKHVSLQLQSNGRKSFFLELDNPTHIGLFTQHTAEEFDIKVSRIDTLITTTESDGKNDALVQLETERTWVAEHEHDDEVGSIAIERIGDVDPEKLNKWLSRLLSEKGVDIFRTKGFISYAGESRRMVFQGVHMLFTAQPDKEWGNEPRHNQLVFIGRNLDEKEMCREFDKCLV is encoded by the coding sequence ATGAATCTCGAACAAAAGGTACCAGTAACAATCCTTACGGGCTTTTTAGGATCTGGGAAAACAACCCTCCTTAATAGGATTCTGAGTGAAGAACACGGCAAACGAATAGCTGTAATCGAAAATGAATATGGTGAAGTCGGTATTGATCAGGGTCTGGTCATTAATGCTGACGAGGAAGTCTTTGAAATGTCCAATGGTTGTATTTGTTGCACCGTTCGTGGAGACCTGATTCGCGTATTGGGCAACCTCATGAAGCGACGAGATAAATTCGACTATGTGTTAGTTGAGACAACAGGACTTGCTGATCCTGGACCTGTTGCTCAGACATTTTTTATGGATGACGAAATCCGTAATGAATTTTCTCTTGATGGCATTGTTACTCTCGTTGATGCGGCTCATATTGATCAGCAACTCGGTCGCAGTGATGAAAGTTCTGAGCAGGTTGCCTTCGCAGATGTCCTTGTCCTAAACAAAACGGACTTAGTCTCTGATGAATCTCTCGATATTCTTGAATCACGGCTACGCGATATGAACCGGATGGCTCGTGTTGTTCGTAGTAAGCAAGCGGAGGTATCTATTGATACTGTGTTAAACCTTAGTGCATTTGATCTAGATCAGGTTTTAAAGCGTCGCCCCACTTTCCTTGAGCCAGAATATCCATTCGAGTGGACAGGTGTTTTTTCTCTTGAGAAAGGTCGTTATGAACTTAGCCTTGAAGAAGGTCCTGATCCCACGATGTCGCTGGTCGTTCTGGAAGATCAGGGGATTGACGAAGCAGCTCTTAATGCTGGTGCTGAATCTTGCGTAAGACTTTACGCTGACTCTGCGGAACTTCTTCATCCTGGAAGCACAGTCCCAATTGAAAAACATGTCAGTCTTCAGCTTCAGTCTAATGGGCGTAAATCTTTCTTTTTGGAACTTGATAACCCTACTCATATTGGGCTTTTCACCCAGCACACAGCAGAAGAATTTGATATCAAAGTATCCCGAATTGATACTTTAATTACTACAACTGAAAGTGATGGAAAAAATGATGCTTTGGTCCAACTTGAAACTGAGCGGACTTGGGTGGCAGAGCATGAACATGATGATGAAGTGGGCTCAATTGCTATTGAGCGAATAGGTGATGTCGATCCAGAAAAACTTAATAAGTGGTTGAGTCGACTCCTGTCAGAAAAAGGTGTAGATATATTTAGGACAAAAGGGTTTATAAGTTACGCGGGTGAATCCAGGCGAATGGTTTTTCAAGGGGTTCACATGCTCTTCACTGCTCAGCCAGATAAAGAGTGGGGGAATGAACCTCGCCATAATCAATTAGTGTTTATCGGTCGAAATCTTGATGAAAAAGAAATGTGTCGGGAGTTTGATAAGTGCCTGGTGTAG
- a CDS encoding PrsW family intramembrane metalloprotease yields MPDKNNAKQKESWKDSLNIADEIGRIGGGEGLGDFNFKRFFGGIYKDHSEEEVEQSLIVGTSTTTPSIENISLDYPQPWLFFRLITGSVILFYSFIAVYDQFENANLLPGIIFTGSFAVPISTLFLFFELNIRRNVPIWQVMRLVLSGGLLSLFIALVLFQNVAAFEGPSGAWVAGLLEEPAKLIALVVLIKDNKKYPYILNGLLLGAAVGCGFAAFESAGYALRLGMTDIDSLVQIIQLRGVLSPFAHIVWTAIAGAALWRVQRGGEFSFGLLFKKEFFAPFLTVVFCHAIWNSGSIIPFWGKFIICGVIAWTVALSLLNLGIKQIADEKAGKKVFRCTN; encoded by the coding sequence GTGCCAGATAAAAACAATGCAAAACAAAAAGAGTCATGGAAAGACTCACTCAATATTGCAGATGAGATAGGAAGAATTGGAGGAGGAGAAGGTTTAGGTGATTTCAACTTCAAGCGATTCTTTGGAGGGATTTATAAAGATCACTCAGAAGAGGAAGTCGAGCAAAGCTTAATTGTTGGGACATCAACGACTACTCCATCGATTGAAAATATTTCTCTTGATTATCCTCAGCCTTGGCTGTTCTTTAGGTTGATCACTGGTTCAGTCATCCTTTTCTACAGCTTTATCGCAGTCTATGACCAATTTGAAAATGCCAATCTGCTGCCAGGCATTATCTTCACTGGTTCATTTGCCGTTCCTATATCGACTCTCTTTCTCTTCTTTGAACTGAACATCAGGCGTAATGTCCCAATCTGGCAAGTCATGCGACTTGTCTTAAGTGGAGGCTTGTTGTCTTTATTTATCGCACTGGTTCTTTTTCAGAATGTCGCTGCCTTTGAAGGTCCTTCAGGTGCATGGGTTGCAGGATTATTAGAAGAACCAGCCAAGCTGATTGCTCTAGTCGTTCTGATCAAAGACAACAAGAAATATCCATACATCTTGAATGGCTTATTACTAGGAGCTGCGGTTGGTTGTGGATTTGCTGCCTTTGAATCAGCTGGTTATGCATTACGACTTGGGATGACAGATATTGATTCATTGGTACAAATCATCCAACTAAGAGGAGTGCTTTCTCCCTTTGCTCATATTGTTTGGACTGCAATAGCAGGTGCTGCTTTATGGCGAGTGCAAAGAGGTGGTGAGTTCTCTTTTGGACTCTTATTTAAAAAAGAATTTTTTGCTCCCTTTTTGACAGTCGTTTTTTGCCATGCCATTTGGAACTCAGGTTCAATCATTCCTTTTTGGGGTAAGTTCATTATTTGTGGAGTAATTGCTTGGACTGTTGCGTTATCTCTTTTGAACCTAGGTATTAAACAAATTGCTGATGAAAAGGCTGGTAAAAAAGTATTCAGATGTACTAACTGA
- a CDS encoding ribbon-helix-helix protein, CopG family has protein sequence MSDEAKDRPEKTIRVSVDLPVSLVERFDELKEQWGLQHRGAVLERLLETLFQEDKDNPKS, from the coding sequence ATGTCAGACGAAGCAAAAGACAGACCAGAAAAGACAATTCGAGTCTCTGTAGATCTTCCTGTCAGTCTGGTTGAAAGATTCGATGAGCTCAAGGAGCAATGGGGTCTACAGCACAGAGGAGCAGTTCTGGAGAGGCTTCTCGAGACTCTCTTCCAAGAAGATAAAGATAATCCAAAGAGTTAA
- the arsJ gene encoding organoarsenical effux MFS transporter ArsJ, giving the protein MKLSSLQQYGIVTTNYWAFTLTDGALRMLVVFHFHQLGYTALEIAFLFLFYEFFGVITNLYGGWIGARYGLRLTLWAGTLLQISALLMLVPVASSWPKFLSVSYVMVAQAISGIAKDLNKMSAKSAIKTVVPETPEEEQKGKKKLFKWVALLTGSKNALKGVGFFLGGALLTGFGFNNAVGLMAIGLALSFLMTLILPGDIGRMKEKPIFKDLFSKSKGINTLSTARFFLFGARDVWFVVALPVFLETSLDWNFSEIGAFLGLWIIGYGFVQALAPSLRNLWGKKSSPGISTVQFWSALLMGIPGLIAIALWRQNDPSIAITAGLIAFGIVFAMNSSIHSYMVLAYTDAENVSLNVGFYYMANAAGRLIGTLLSGVLFVLGDTPYLGMQICLWCSSLFILFSWLSSLQLPSLKNSGCLN; this is encoded by the coding sequence ATGAAATTATCATCTCTTCAGCAATACGGGATCGTTACTACAAATTATTGGGCGTTCACTCTGACAGATGGCGCACTTCGCATGTTGGTGGTTTTTCATTTTCACCAACTTGGCTATACAGCTTTAGAGATTGCATTTCTTTTTTTGTTTTATGAGTTCTTTGGGGTCATTACTAATCTCTATGGCGGCTGGATTGGTGCTCGATATGGCCTACGACTAACTCTCTGGGCAGGCACACTTCTTCAAATCAGTGCTCTTTTGATGTTGGTTCCTGTTGCTTCAAGTTGGCCGAAATTTCTAAGCGTTAGTTATGTGATGGTTGCGCAAGCAATTAGTGGTATTGCTAAAGACCTCAACAAAATGAGTGCAAAGAGTGCAATCAAAACAGTCGTACCTGAAACCCCTGAAGAAGAACAAAAAGGAAAAAAGAAGTTGTTCAAATGGGTTGCTCTTTTAACAGGATCAAAAAATGCCCTAAAGGGGGTTGGGTTTTTCCTAGGAGGGGCATTACTAACTGGATTTGGTTTTAATAATGCTGTTGGGCTAATGGCGATTGGCTTGGCGTTGTCATTTCTTATGACATTGATCTTGCCTGGTGATATTGGACGGATGAAGGAAAAACCAATATTTAAGGACCTTTTCTCAAAATCAAAAGGAATTAACACTCTCTCGACTGCACGTTTCTTTCTCTTTGGAGCTAGAGATGTGTGGTTTGTAGTCGCATTACCTGTTTTCCTTGAGACATCACTTGATTGGAACTTCTCTGAGATTGGAGCTTTCCTAGGCCTATGGATTATTGGATACGGTTTTGTACAAGCATTGGCACCAAGTTTAAGAAATCTTTGGGGGAAGAAGTCGAGCCCAGGAATTTCAACGGTTCAATTTTGGAGTGCGTTGCTGATGGGGATACCTGGACTAATAGCCATTGCATTATGGAGACAGAATGATCCAAGCATTGCCATTACTGCTGGTTTAATTGCGTTCGGAATAGTTTTCGCAATGAATTCTTCTATTCATTCATACATGGTTTTGGCTTATACAGATGCTGAAAATGTCAGCCTCAACGTTGGCTTCTATTACATGGCAAATGCGGCAGGCAGGCTTATTGGGACGCTTCTATCAGGAGTTTTATTTGTACTGGGAGATACTCCTTATTTAGGCATGCAGATTTGTTTGTGGTGTTCCAGCTTATTTATCCTCTTCTCATGGTTGAGCAGCCTTCAGCTTCCTTCACTAAAGAACTCCGGATGTCTTAATTAA
- a CDS encoding ferredoxin--nitrite reductase, protein MKSYLEGKKLNKIERNKAEKDGLLIGKEIEEFAKIGWEKIDKTDLELRLKWYGFFWRPKTPGKFMLRLRIPNGILTAKQLRIIASIVARYGENGSCDITTRQNLQLRGILINDLPEILKRIKESGLETIQSGFDNPRNVTGNPLAGIDPYEIIDTRPFTLKLEKFLTNEGKGNSEFSNLPRKWNTAVAGSKDNFLLHNDIIFHPIEKGNELGFGVWVGGILSSQLNDYAIPLNVWIKKDDICNLTGVIISIWRDNGEREKRQKGRFRYYLNELGISEFRNLVEQRFGPLENDPGSSFSEKPRSIFGIHPQKQKDLYYAGIHIPVGRLSSEDLQDIATTSITFGSGEVRLTEDQNIIIIDIKKENLSDFKNDNLFKKFSLSPNPISAGTVACTGKTYCSFAQTNTKENASKIAKELEAEIQLPEEIKIHWTGCPNSCGQAYMGAVGLTGTKAKNSSGEIVDAFNITIGGEQGANNRIGELKYKGVIVNDLKDVLKNILIENYSAKIKKEKSQETINFLKYPKELIGKLRKSSQSP, encoded by the coding sequence ATGAAAAGTTACTTAGAAGGTAAAAAATTAAATAAGATTGAAAGGAACAAAGCCGAGAAAGATGGCCTATTGATTGGTAAGGAAATAGAAGAATTTGCAAAAATTGGTTGGGAAAAAATAGATAAGACTGATTTAGAACTTAGATTGAAATGGTATGGTTTTTTTTGGCGCCCCAAAACACCGGGAAAATTTATGCTGCGTCTTAGAATACCCAATGGAATCTTAACTGCTAAGCAATTAAGAATCATTGCTTCTATAGTTGCTAGGTATGGTGAAAATGGAAGTTGTGATATAACAACAAGACAAAATTTACAGCTCAGAGGTATATTAATTAATGATCTTCCAGAGATACTTAAAAGAATAAAAGAGTCTGGTCTTGAAACAATTCAATCTGGCTTCGATAATCCTAGAAATGTAACTGGTAATCCTTTAGCAGGGATAGACCCTTACGAAATTATAGATACTAGGCCTTTCACATTAAAATTAGAGAAATTCTTGACTAATGAAGGAAAGGGTAATTCTGAATTTTCTAATCTGCCTAGGAAATGGAACACAGCAGTTGCAGGTTCAAAAGATAATTTTCTTCTTCATAATGATATTATTTTTCATCCAATAGAAAAAGGAAATGAACTAGGCTTTGGCGTATGGGTAGGGGGAATACTTTCGTCGCAACTAAATGACTATGCAATACCACTAAATGTATGGATAAAAAAAGATGATATATGTAATTTAACTGGTGTAATCATTTCCATATGGAGAGATAATGGTGAGAGGGAAAAAAGACAAAAAGGAAGGTTTAGATATTATTTAAATGAACTAGGTATATCAGAATTTAGAAACTTAGTTGAACAAAGATTTGGACCATTAGAGAATGACCCAGGCTCATCATTTTCAGAAAAACCGCGTTCGATATTTGGAATTCATCCTCAAAAGCAAAAGGATCTATATTACGCAGGAATTCATATTCCTGTAGGAAGGTTAAGCTCAGAAGATCTTCAAGATATAGCAACCACAAGCATAACTTTTGGGAGCGGAGAAGTACGCCTTACTGAAGATCAAAATATAATTATTATTGATATTAAAAAAGAAAATTTAAGTGATTTTAAAAATGATAATTTATTTAAAAAATTTAGTTTAAGTCCTAATCCAATTTCTGCTGGAACTGTTGCTTGTACTGGGAAAACATATTGTAGTTTTGCTCAAACAAATACTAAAGAAAATGCTAGCAAAATAGCGAAAGAACTAGAAGCAGAAATTCAATTACCGGAAGAGATAAAAATTCATTGGACAGGTTGCCCAAATAGCTGTGGTCAAGCATATATGGGTGCAGTTGGATTGACTGGAACCAAAGCAAAGAATAGTTCAGGGGAAATAGTTGATGCATTCAACATAACTATTGGTGGAGAGCAAGGTGCAAATAATAGAATTGGAGAATTGAAATATAAAGGTGTCATAGTTAATGATTTAAAAGATGTATTAAAAAACATTTTGATTGAAAACTACTCGGCAAAGATTAAAAAAGAAAAATCTCAAGAGACTATTAATTTTCTGAAATACCCTAAAGAGCTCATAGGAAAATTAAGAAAAAGCAGTCAATCTCCTTAG
- a CDS encoding ferredoxin--nitrite reductase has product MKQKSNGHFSRFINWLMRMSDELPEINREKGGQDFFSKIMNRISN; this is encoded by the coding sequence ATGAAACAAAAATCCAATGGTCACTTCTCTAGATTTATCAACTGGCTGATGAGGATGAGTGATGAACTTCCAGAGATTAATAGAGAAAAAGGAGGTCAAGATTTTTTCTCTAAAATAATGAATCGTATTAGCAATTAA
- a CDS encoding formate/nitrite transporter family protein, giving the protein MDYVLPNELVDGMIAAGGKKSTVSIKNLMVRGFYSGAILGLATCLAITVGIQSGMPFLGSVIFPFGFASIVLFGMELVTGNFALLPMATWAGKSSWRNTFRNWTWVWIGNFLGTFLVAVLLSISLTSGGNVDPLAAAEGGKGWAVVAAKIIALNKTNVLTKYEALGSTGFFLAFLRGVIANWLVCLGVTMALVSKSVPGKLLACWLPITAFQTMGMEHIVVNMFLHTAGPLMGSGIPFYKVIFWNFLPVTLGNVIGGMVFIGMLFYSTHRTKMSNVLPTVHDEKLERELAAELGAR; this is encoded by the coding sequence ATGGACTATGTGCTACCGAATGAATTGGTAGATGGAATGATTGCAGCTGGAGGTAAGAAATCTACTGTAAGCATTAAAAATCTAATGGTCAGAGGTTTTTATTCAGGAGCAATACTGGGTTTAGCAACTTGTTTGGCAATTACAGTTGGGATTCAATCTGGCATGCCTTTCTTAGGTTCAGTTATTTTCCCATTTGGATTTGCCAGTATTGTTCTATTTGGTATGGAATTAGTAACTGGTAATTTTGCATTATTACCTATGGCGACTTGGGCAGGGAAGTCCTCATGGAGAAATACATTTAGAAATTGGACTTGGGTGTGGATAGGGAATTTTCTTGGAACATTTTTAGTAGCAGTTTTACTATCCATTAGTCTTACAAGTGGAGGTAATGTAGATCCTCTAGCGGCAGCTGAAGGAGGGAAGGGATGGGCTGTTGTAGCTGCAAAGATTATTGCTCTTAACAAAACAAATGTTCTTACCAAATATGAGGCTCTAGGTTCTACAGGATTTTTCCTCGCATTCTTAAGAGGCGTAATTGCAAACTGGCTTGTATGCCTTGGGGTAACAATGGCTCTTGTGAGCAAAAGTGTCCCAGGTAAACTTCTCGCTTGTTGGTTGCCAATTACAGCATTCCAAACAATGGGAATGGAACACATAGTAGTCAATATGTTTTTACATACAGCTGGGCCACTAATGGGGTCTGGGATTCCATTCTACAAAGTTATTTTCTGGAACTTTTTACCTGTGACTTTGGGAAATGTTATTGGTGGGATGGTATTCATTGGAATGTTGTTTTACAGCACTCATCGCACAAAAATGTCTAATGTTTTGCCAACAGTTCATGATGAGAAATTAGAAAGAGAATTAGCTGCAGAGCTTGGTGCAAGATGA